A window of the Pogona vitticeps strain Pit_001003342236 chromosome 4, PviZW2.1, whole genome shotgun sequence genome harbors these coding sequences:
- the FSBP gene encoding fibrinogen silencer-binding protein, with the protein MVGKARSSNFTLSEKLDLLKLVKPYVKILEEHTNKHSVIVEKNKCWDIIADNYNAIGVDRPPRTAQGLRTLYKRLKEYAKQELLQQKESLSDYKSYISEPTKKVVEMIPQISSVCLRERNNLPCATLEKETLATTSSPQPVLEHHPAAMTLELDQEEEDVKPPPSLIVELQSQEGSEQREQQHMVHVMERSPSTSLSSVDIRMLSPSPIPRRDEFFRLESGERFRPACGGYDPQMLQMLKEEHHIILENQRKIGLYIQEKRDGLKRRQQLEEELLRAKIKVEKLKAIRLRRDLPEFNNL; encoded by the exons ATGGTGGGCAAGGCCAGGTCCTCGAATTTCACCTTGTCTGAAAAGCTTGATTTGCTGAAACTTGTCAAGCCATATGTTAAAATTCTCGAGGAGCACACCAACAAACACTCAGTCATAGTGGAAAAAAACAAATGCTGGGATATCATTGCTGACAACTACAACGCCATTGGAGTTGACCGCCCACCGCGCACGGCGCAAGGCCTGCGCACCTTGTACAAGAGGCTCAAGGAATATGCTAAGCAAGAGCTGCTGCAGCAAAAGGAGAGTCTTTCTGATTACAAAAGCTACATCTCTGAGCCAACTAAGAAAGTTGTGGAGATGATCCCCCAGATTTCCAGCGTGTgcttgagagagagaaataatctaCCATG TGCCACCCTGGAAAAAGAAACGCTTGCTACTACAAGCTCCCCACAGCCAGTGTTGGAACACCATCCTGCTGCTATGACACTGGAACTTGATCAAGAGGAAGAGGATGTCAAGCCACCTCCATCATTGATTGTAGAGTTACAGTCACAGGAGGGCTCAGAGCAAAGAGAACAACAACATATGGTCCACGTCATGGAGAGGTCTCCGTCAACGTCCTTGTCTTCTGTAGATATAAGGATGCTATCTCCATCTCCAATCCCCAGACGAGATGAATTTTTCAGGCTTGAAAGTGGGGAACGATTTAGACCAGCATGTGGGGGATATGATCCTCAGATGTTACAAATGCTGAAAGAAGAGCATCATATAATTTTGGAAAATCAGAGAAAAATTGGCCTCTACATCCAAGAAAAAAGAGATGGCTTGAAAAGAAGGCAACAACTTGAAGAAGAGCTGTTGAGAGCCAAAATTAAAGTAGAAAAATTAAAGGCAATACGACTACGTCGTGATCTTCCTGAATTCAACAATCTTTGA